From Nonlabens sp. Ci31, the proteins below share one genomic window:
- the hppD gene encoding 4-hydroxyphenylpyruvate dioxygenase: MPADIKNLKDLQNTEYSLKKLFKEAEDFLPLLGTDYIELYVGNAKQSAHFYKTAFGFQSEAYAGLETGLKDRVSYVLKQGKIRLVLTTPLVKDGELNKHINVHGDGVKVVALWVEDARKAFEETTKRGAKPYLEPTVEEDEHGEVVTSGIYTYGETVHLFIERKNYKGIFLPGYKKWESHYNPEPVGLKFIDHIVGNVGWDEMNTWCKFYGEVMGFAQIISFADDDIATEYTALMSKVMSNGNGRVKFPINEPAKGQKKSQIEEYLDFYNGPGVQHIAVATDDIVATVSAMRDRGVEFLYVPEEYYDDLIERVGEIDEDVEVLKKHGILIDRDEEGYLLQLFTKTVVDRPTMFIEVIQRKGAQSFGVGNFKALFEAIEREQALRGTL; encoded by the coding sequence ATGCCAGCAGATATCAAAAACCTAAAAGACCTACAAAACACCGAGTATTCCCTTAAGAAGCTTTTTAAAGAAGCCGAAGATTTTCTTCCCCTTCTGGGAACTGATTATATAGAGCTGTATGTAGGTAATGCCAAACAAAGTGCTCATTTTTATAAAACTGCTTTTGGCTTTCAATCTGAAGCTTATGCCGGTTTGGAAACGGGACTTAAAGACCGAGTTTCTTATGTCTTAAAACAAGGTAAAATTAGACTAGTTCTTACTACGCCTCTAGTAAAAGATGGAGAACTCAACAAGCACATCAACGTTCACGGTGATGGAGTAAAAGTAGTTGCCCTTTGGGTAGAAGATGCTCGAAAAGCATTTGAAGAAACTACTAAAAGAGGGGCAAAGCCTTACCTCGAGCCTACCGTAGAAGAAGACGAGCATGGTGAAGTTGTAACATCTGGGATCTATACCTATGGAGAAACCGTTCACCTGTTTATAGAACGTAAAAACTACAAGGGAATATTCCTCCCTGGATATAAAAAATGGGAATCTCATTACAACCCAGAACCAGTTGGCCTTAAATTTATAGACCATATAGTAGGAAATGTAGGATGGGATGAAATGAATACCTGGTGTAAATTCTATGGAGAAGTTATGGGCTTTGCACAAATCATCTCCTTTGCAGACGATGATATTGCGACAGAGTACACTGCCTTGATGAGCAAAGTGATGAGCAACGGGAACGGTAGAGTGAAGTTCCCCATCAATGAACCAGCCAAAGGACAGAAGAAATCACAAATTGAAGAATACCTAGATTTTTATAATGGCCCTGGGGTACAACATATTGCCGTTGCTACCGATGATATTGTAGCTACCGTAAGCGCAATGAGAGATAGAGGTGTAGAGTTTCTTTATGTACCAGAAGAATACTACGACGATCTTATAGAACGTGTAGGTGAAATAGACGAGGATGTTGAAGTGTTGAAAAAACACGGTATTCTTATAGACAGAGATGAAGAAGGCTATTTACTACAATTATTTACAAAGACTGTTGTCGACCGCCCGACTATGTTTATCGAAGTTATACAGCGCAAAGGAGCACAATCTTTTGGAGTAGGAAACTTTAAAGCACTGTTTGAAGCAATAGAAAGAGAACAAGCTTTACGAGGTACTTTGTAA
- a CDS encoding tryptophan 2,3-dioxygenase family protein, with protein MSEEISPEIAQRIKLLEDKFKNSGQDMLSYLDGLLYDTYATYWDYIRLDTLLSLQVTSTEFPDEMIFISYHQITELYFKLIIHEQMQIIESKPLTATFFKEKIIRINRYYTVLINSFEVMIQGMERDQFLKFRMSLLPASGFQSAQFRMIEFYSSDLVNLVHPSVRSRFRESGKNHTQLELFENIYWKKGGIDRHTGEKTLTLKQFEKRYTPRLLRIAKEVEHTNLNQRYLALPKEEQTQELQDALRVLDQNANINWLLMHMGAAHRYLRKEGKAVKATGGTNWKEFLPPSFQKISFFPSLWTQEEHDNWGKQWVDHLLNTK; from the coding sequence ATGTCCGAAGAAATCAGCCCAGAAATTGCCCAGCGCATTAAATTGCTCGAGGATAAGTTTAAAAATTCTGGTCAAGACATGCTATCTTACTTAGACGGACTGCTTTATGACACCTATGCCACTTACTGGGATTATATAAGATTAGACACCTTACTAAGTCTTCAAGTAACGTCTACAGAGTTTCCTGACGAGATGATATTTATAAGTTATCATCAGATCACAGAATTGTATTTCAAGTTGATCATTCATGAACAAATGCAAATCATAGAAAGCAAACCGCTTACAGCTACATTCTTTAAAGAAAAAATAATACGTATCAACAGGTATTATACCGTATTGATCAACTCCTTTGAAGTGATGATTCAAGGAATGGAACGCGACCAATTTCTTAAATTTAGAATGTCTTTACTTCCTGCAAGTGGCTTCCAGAGTGCTCAGTTTAGAATGATAGAGTTCTATAGCAGTGATTTAGTTAATTTAGTTCATCCCTCTGTTAGGTCTCGCTTTCGCGAAAGCGGAAAAAACCACACACAACTAGAATTATTTGAAAATATCTACTGGAAAAAAGGAGGTATCGATAGGCATACTGGAGAAAAAACGCTCACACTAAAACAGTTTGAAAAGCGTTACACTCCTAGACTTTTAAGAATTGCAAAAGAAGTAGAACACACCAACTTAAATCAACGCTACTTAGCACTACCAAAAGAAGAACAAACACAAGAGCTTCAGGATGCATTGCGCGTATTAGACCAAAATGCAAACATCAATTGGTTGCTCATGCATATGGGAGCTGCACATAGGTATTTACGCAAAGAAGGAAAAGCAGTAAAAGCAACTGGAGGAACTAACTGGAAGGAATTTCTACCACCTAGTTTTCAAAAAATCTCATTTTTTCCATCGCTATGGACGCAAGAAGAGCACGATAACTGGGGAAAACAGTGGGTAGATCACTTATTAAACACAAAATAA
- the uvrC gene encoding excinuclease ABC subunit UvrC, with amino-acid sequence MELPPLEVQIKTLPLSPGVYLYFNKKDQLLYVGKAKMLKKRVSSYFTKSHDSFRIKTMVKNIHRIEHIVVDTETDALLLENSLIKSRNPRYNIMLRDDKTYPWLVIKKERFPRVFLTRKMIKDGSEYYGPYTSVRTVRTLLELVKTLYPIRTCNYDLQQDKINEGKFKLCLEYHIGNCKGPCTGLQHEVEYNRSIEAIRGIVKGDFKEAVSYFTELMQAHAVNMEFEEAQQLKEKLEILTRYQAKSTVVNPNISNVDIFTIVSDEAAGYVNYIQINHGAITRSHTMELKKQLDEDDKQLLELAIVELRNRFDSQSTEIYTQFEVEVGENLKVTVPKLGDKKRVVDLSERNAKFFRQEQFKTIKIVDPDRHTNRLMIQMKADLHLDEEPRHLECFDNSNIQGTNPVAACVVFKNGKPSKKDYRNFNIKTVEGPDDFASMEEVVYRRYRRLLEEDQPLPQLIIVDGGKGQLSSGVTALERLGLRGKIPIIGIAKRLEELFYPNDPVPLYLDKRSETLKVIQQMRNEAHRFGITHHRNKRSKQAIETELDEIPGVGEKTVVDLLKHFRSVKRVKIATKKELAEIVGVSKAQKIIDFYKDEEE; translated from the coding sequence ATGGAATTACCACCTTTAGAGGTTCAGATCAAAACCTTGCCGCTTTCTCCAGGAGTCTATTTGTATTTTAACAAAAAAGACCAGTTGCTCTATGTGGGAAAAGCAAAAATGCTCAAAAAACGAGTTTCGTCTTATTTTACAAAAAGCCACGACAGTTTCCGTATCAAAACGATGGTAAAAAATATCCATCGTATTGAACATATAGTGGTAGATACAGAAACAGACGCTCTTTTATTAGAAAATAGCTTGATAAAAAGTCGCAATCCGCGGTACAATATCATGCTGCGAGATGATAAAACATATCCTTGGCTGGTAATTAAAAAAGAACGCTTCCCACGGGTTTTTCTAACTCGTAAAATGATCAAAGATGGCAGTGAATATTACGGCCCTTACACCAGTGTTAGAACAGTAAGAACTTTGCTGGAATTAGTAAAAACGCTTTACCCAATACGCACGTGTAATTACGATTTACAACAAGACAAGATCAATGAGGGCAAGTTTAAATTATGCCTAGAATACCATATAGGTAATTGTAAAGGTCCTTGTACTGGATTGCAACATGAAGTAGAATACAACCGCAGTATAGAAGCTATAAGAGGAATTGTAAAAGGAGATTTTAAAGAAGCCGTTTCCTATTTTACCGAGTTGATGCAAGCACATGCCGTAAATATGGAGTTTGAAGAAGCACAGCAATTAAAAGAGAAACTAGAAATTCTTACGAGATACCAAGCCAAGTCTACCGTAGTCAACCCTAATATTTCTAACGTGGATATCTTTACAATAGTAAGTGATGAAGCTGCTGGTTATGTGAATTATATTCAAATCAATCATGGCGCAATCACACGCTCGCATACCATGGAGCTTAAAAAACAACTGGATGAAGATGATAAACAATTGCTAGAATTAGCCATTGTAGAATTGCGCAACAGATTTGATTCTCAATCAACAGAGATTTACACCCAGTTTGAGGTAGAAGTAGGAGAAAATCTTAAAGTAACCGTGCCTAAACTAGGGGACAAAAAAAGAGTGGTTGATTTATCAGAGCGCAATGCCAAATTCTTTAGACAGGAACAGTTCAAAACTATTAAAATTGTAGATCCAGACCGACATACCAATAGGCTTATGATCCAGATGAAAGCCGACTTACATCTGGATGAAGAACCGAGACATCTAGAGTGTTTTGACAATTCTAATATTCAAGGAACTAACCCCGTTGCGGCATGTGTAGTGTTTAAAAACGGTAAACCCAGTAAAAAAGATTACCGAAATTTCAATATAAAAACAGTGGAAGGACCAGATGACTTTGCCAGTATGGAAGAGGTGGTTTACAGAAGGTACCGCAGGTTGCTAGAAGAAGACCAGCCCTTACCTCAACTGATTATTGTTGATGGTGGAAAAGGACAACTTTCCAGTGGTGTTACTGCCTTAGAACGACTGGGATTAAGAGGTAAAATACCTATAATAGGAATTGCAAAAAGACTGGAAGAGCTTTTTTATCCCAACGATCCTGTACCTTTATACCTAGATAAACGTTCGGAAACCTTAAAAGTCATTCAGCAAATGCGTAATGAAGCGCACCGTTTCGGAATCACGCACCACAGAAATAAACGCAGCAAACAAGCTATTGAAACCGAACTTGACGAGATTCCTGGAGTAGGAGAAAAGACAGTGGTAGATTTGCTCAAACACTTTAGAAGCGTTAAACGAGTTAAGATAGCAACAAAAAAAGAGCTGGCTGAAATTGTAGGAGTTTCTAAAGCTCAAAAAATTATAGATTTTTATAAAGATGAAGAAGAGTAG
- the trxA gene encoding thioredoxin, translated as MSSFKELTNSDTPVLIDFFATWCGPCQTMMPVLEKLKEDLGDEVRILKIDVDKNKALATKFSIRGVPAFLIFKNGKQVWKGAGVQPLHELKAQLEKVS; from the coding sequence ATGTCCAGCTTTAAAGAACTTACGAATAGCGATACTCCTGTATTAATAGACTTTTTTGCCACTTGGTGCGGTCCTTGTCAGACCATGATGCCAGTTTTGGAAAAATTAAAAGAGGACTTGGGTGATGAGGTGCGTATTCTTAAAATAGACGTGGACAAAAACAAAGCGCTCGCTACAAAATTCTCCATACGAGGGGTGCCTGCATTCCTGATTTTTAAAAACGGCAAACAAGTCTGGAAAGGTGCCGGTGTGCAACCACTTCACGAATTGAAAGCTCAGCTTGAGAAGGTGTCATAA
- a CDS encoding patatin-like phospholipase family protein, whose amino-acid sequence MKKSRVLLFFMVFAFCCFAFAKAQQQKTIQLQNSTKADHLQTQESKPTSRPKIGLVLSGGGAKGLAHIGTLKIIDSLGIKVDYVAGTSMGAIVGSLYASGYTGKQIDSIFNIIDFDKIISDDIPRNSKTYYERRSNERYAVTLPFKDFKVLLPSSLSKGQNIYDLLSRLLAHVKDIDDFSKLPIPFLCIATDITTGEEVVLDSGYLPKAVNASGALPSLFAPVDIDGQLLIDGGVTDNYPIDKLKERGMDLIIGVDVQEDLKSLQELRGALDILSQINNFRTINDMKVKAPKTDVYIAPDIAAYTVVSFDQGREIIQKGEEAAREHADQLKSLVFDNYSRPELIVKTADSIYLNEINVKGNKNYTRAFIVGRFKVKTPGMVAYKDLSSGINNLQATDNFAKINYEIITDDDGSILEIDLVESDARNYLRLGLHYDELLRSAALINLARKNVFFDNDIISADAIIGDNLRYNFDYYIDKGRYWSIGLHSEFINFEQNVNAAFVEDVIDITSLSVNSLRIKYRDWTQQAFLQTRINKSVNFVAGIEVKSLHIFTETLSTGDPTNDTTDFSNGSMGSFYGKVLVDSYDNALFPSSGWKIESDFHLYAFNTEFGERFKEFSMAQVEVGHAQRFGNFTIRGNAHLGITVGDTDNSSMDFFLGGYGSRRINNLIPFYGYDFISMSGGSLIKVLFEADYEVFKKNHVVFSANFASTQDNLFEQRDWFSNARYTGYAVGYGIETFLGPLELKYSFSPQQKDGQVFVNIGFKF is encoded by the coding sequence ATGAAGAAGAGTAGGGTCCTTTTGTTTTTTATGGTTTTTGCTTTTTGTTGTTTCGCTTTCGCGAAAGCGCAACAACAAAAGACTATCCAGTTGCAAAACAGCACGAAAGCAGACCACTTACAAACGCAGGAAAGCAAACCTACCTCTAGACCTAAAATCGGACTGGTCCTTTCTGGTGGTGGAGCAAAAGGACTGGCTCATATAGGAACTTTGAAAATCATTGATTCGCTCGGAATAAAAGTCGACTACGTGGCAGGAACAAGCATGGGGGCGATCGTAGGATCTCTTTATGCCTCTGGATATACTGGTAAACAAATCGATTCTATTTTTAATATCATTGATTTTGACAAAATCATTTCTGACGATATACCCCGTAATTCAAAAACCTATTATGAACGCAGAAGCAATGAACGCTATGCGGTAACTTTGCCTTTTAAAGATTTTAAAGTACTGCTTCCCTCCTCCTTGAGTAAAGGGCAAAATATCTATGACCTACTTTCTAGATTACTTGCTCATGTTAAAGACATAGACGATTTTAGCAAACTACCCATTCCTTTTTTATGTATAGCTACAGACATTACTACTGGTGAAGAAGTAGTACTGGATAGCGGTTATTTACCAAAAGCTGTAAATGCAAGCGGTGCGTTACCTTCTCTATTTGCACCCGTAGATATAGACGGTCAACTGCTTATAGATGGAGGGGTAACCGATAATTATCCTATCGATAAATTAAAAGAACGCGGCATGGACCTCATTATAGGTGTAGATGTGCAGGAAGATTTAAAGTCGCTACAAGAATTACGTGGCGCACTAGATATCCTATCGCAGATCAATAACTTCCGTACGATTAACGATATGAAGGTGAAAGCTCCAAAAACAGATGTCTACATCGCTCCTGATATAGCAGCCTATACGGTAGTCTCTTTTGACCAAGGTCGCGAGATTATTCAAAAAGGAGAAGAAGCGGCCAGAGAACATGCAGACCAACTTAAAAGCCTGGTCTTTGACAACTATTCCAGACCAGAATTAATAGTAAAAACTGCTGACAGTATTTATCTCAACGAGATCAATGTAAAGGGAAATAAGAATTATACCAGAGCTTTTATTGTAGGCAGGTTTAAGGTAAAAACACCTGGTATGGTGGCTTATAAAGATTTGAGCAGCGGTATCAACAATTTGCAGGCAACCGATAATTTTGCTAAAATCAATTATGAAATCATCACAGACGATGATGGCTCCATATTAGAAATAGATTTAGTTGAAAGCGATGCGCGTAATTATTTACGACTGGGACTACACTATGATGAACTGTTGCGCAGTGCAGCACTTATCAATCTAGCTCGCAAAAATGTATTTTTTGATAACGATATTATATCAGCTGACGCGATCATAGGAGATAATCTTAGGTACAATTTTGATTATTATATCGATAAAGGCCGTTACTGGTCCATAGGCTTGCACAGTGAATTTATAAATTTTGAACAAAATGTAAATGCCGCGTTTGTAGAGGATGTCATTGACATTACATCACTAAGTGTCAATAGCCTTAGAATAAAATATAGAGACTGGACACAACAAGCCTTTTTACAGACGAGAATTAATAAATCGGTGAATTTTGTTGCAGGAATTGAAGTAAAATCACTTCATATTTTTACAGAAACATTGAGCACTGGAGACCCTACTAACGACACAACCGATTTCTCAAACGGGAGTATGGGAAGTTTTTATGGTAAAGTACTGGTAGACTCTTATGACAATGCGCTTTTCCCTTCTTCTGGATGGAAAATAGAAAGTGATTTTCACTTATATGCCTTCAATACCGAATTTGGAGAACGGTTTAAAGAATTCTCTATGGCACAAGTAGAAGTTGGTCATGCCCAGAGGTTTGGTAATTTTACGATACGGGGAAATGCACATCTAGGTATTACCGTGGGTGATACAGATAATTCTTCTATGGACTTTTTCTTAGGAGGGTATGGCTCCCGCAGAATCAATAATCTAATTCCGTTTTATGGATATGATTTTATAAGTATGAGCGGTGGCTCCCTAATTAAGGTGCTTTTTGAAGCAGATTATGAAGTGTTCAAAAAAAATCATGTTGTATTCAGCGCTAATTTTGCAAGCACACAAGACAATTTATTTGAACAACGCGACTGGTTCAGCAATGCAAGATATACTGGTTATGCCGTAGGTTATGGTATAGAAACCTTTTTAGGTCCGTTAGAATTAAAATACAGCTTCTCTCCCCAACAGAAAGACGGACAGGTATTTGTGAATATCGGTTTTAAATTTTGA
- a CDS encoding homogentisate 1,2-dioxygenase: MPFYHKLGKIPPKRHTQFRKPDGSLYSEQLFGTIGFDGMSTNSYHMYRPTMVKEIKNQYSVKPEIALKNHLKSYRLKGFQIQPEADYLESRKTVLMNSDVAIILAAPQESTQDYFYKNSDADELLFVHRGTGTLRTHLGNLDFKYGDYLLIPRGIIYKIDFDTADNRLFIVESRRPIYTPKRYRNWFGQLLEHAPFCERDLRRPETLETHDEKGEFLIKVKKQDDIFDMVYASHPFDVVGYDGYNFPYAFSIHDFEPITGRIHQPPPVHQTFETDAFVVCSFVPRLYDYHPNSIPAPYNHSNIDSDEVLYYVDGDFMSRNDIEAGHISLHPAGIPHGPHPGTVEKSIGKTKTEELAVMVDTFKPLMVTKEGLEIADDSYHKSWLD; the protein is encoded by the coding sequence ATGCCTTTTTACCATAAACTGGGTAAAATACCACCCAAAAGACACACGCAATTTAGAAAACCCGATGGTTCTCTTTATTCAGAACAACTTTTTGGAACCATAGGTTTTGACGGGATGTCCACAAATTCTTACCATATGTACCGACCTACTATGGTTAAAGAAATTAAAAATCAATACAGTGTCAAACCAGAAATAGCACTGAAAAATCATCTTAAATCTTACCGTCTAAAAGGTTTTCAAATACAACCCGAGGCCGACTATCTAGAAAGCCGTAAAACCGTTTTGATGAATAGTGACGTAGCTATTATTCTTGCTGCACCACAAGAATCTACTCAGGATTATTTCTATAAAAATAGCGACGCAGACGAATTGCTTTTTGTCCACAGAGGAACAGGAACACTGCGTACTCATTTAGGAAATTTAGATTTTAAATACGGAGATTACCTATTGATACCGCGGGGTATTATTTATAAAATTGATTTTGACACCGCTGATAATAGACTTTTTATTGTTGAAAGTAGACGCCCTATTTATACTCCTAAACGCTATAGAAATTGGTTTGGCCAATTGTTAGAACATGCCCCTTTTTGTGAGCGAGACTTGAGAAGACCAGAAACTCTAGAAACACATGACGAAAAAGGGGAGTTTTTAATAAAAGTAAAAAAGCAAGACGATATTTTTGACATGGTCTATGCTTCACACCCTTTTGACGTTGTAGGATACGACGGCTACAATTTCCCGTATGCTTTTTCTATTCATGACTTTGAACCTATAACAGGACGCATTCACCAGCCGCCGCCAGTGCATCAAACTTTTGAAACAGACGCTTTTGTGGTTTGTAGTTTTGTACCCCGATTATACGATTACCACCCCAATAGTATTCCTGCACCTTATAATCATAGCAATATCGATAGTGATGAAGTGCTTTATTATGTAGATGGAGATTTTATGAGTCGCAATGATATTGAGGCAGGACATATCAGTTTGCATCCTGCTGGAATACCTCATGGACCACACCCAGGAACTGTTGAAAAAAGTATCGGAAAAACAAAGACCGAAGAACTCGCCGTTATGGTAGATACTTTTAAACCTTTAATGGTTACTAAAGAAGGATTAGAAATTGCAGACGACAGTTATCACAAAAGCTGGTTGGATTAA
- a CDS encoding FG-GAP repeat protein, whose amino-acid sequence MKYFTNNAARIFLFMSILLSSALSHSQTWRQLGIDLDGEASIDYSGFSVSTSADGLTVAIGAPYNDENGSDSGHVRIYSYVNNSWQQLGADIDGEAAGDYSGQSVSLSSDGTIVAIGAPYNDGNGLDSGHVRIYSYVNSSWQKLAADIDGEAGSDYSGESVSLSRDGSIVAIGAAYNE is encoded by the coding sequence ATGAAATATTTTACAAATAATGCAGCAAGGATTTTTCTCTTTATGAGCATTCTATTATCAAGCGCTTTAAGTCATTCACAAACCTGGAGGCAACTAGGTATCGATTTAGATGGTGAAGCGTCTATTGACTACTCTGGTTTTTCTGTTAGTACAAGTGCTGATGGACTTACAGTTGCTATAGGTGCGCCATATAATGATGAGAATGGAAGTGATTCTGGTCATGTAAGGATTTATAGTTATGTAAACAATAGCTGGCAACAACTAGGTGCAGATATTGATGGTGAGGCGGCAGGTGATTATTCAGGACAATCCGTAAGTTTAAGTAGTGATGGGACTATAGTTGCTATAGGTGCGCCATATAATGATGGGAATGGACTTGATTCTGGTCATGTAAGGATTTATAGTTATGTAAACAGTAGCTGGCAAAAACTAGCTGCAGATATTGATGGCGAAGCGGGAAGTGATTATTCAGGAGAATCCGTAAGTTTAAGTAGGGATGGAAGTATTGTGGCAATTGGTGCGGCATATAACGAGTAG
- a CDS encoding type I phosphomannose isomerase catalytic subunit translates to MKVYPLKFEPVFHYRIWGGEKLKTDFNKNYDQESIGESWEISAVPGSETLVKQGLYKGKTINELIELYKADFLGAAVFHQYGGEFPLLIKFIDAKKPLSIQVHPSDALAKERHNSFGKNEMWYIMPSYEDAVITVGFKEQLDKYSYQKHLENNTITEVLNEFPVKAGDAFYIPTGRVHAIGAGVVLAEIQQSSDVTYRIYDYDRKDLKTGKTRELHTEMAMEAIDFKLHDKYKTDYHRKKNQANELINSPYFKTNFLKIKGEQERDLSQINSFIIYMCVKGSAFLLYENESYSINKGECLLLPAGIGKVLFQATSTQLIEIYL, encoded by the coding sequence ATGAAAGTGTATCCTTTGAAATTCGAGCCTGTTTTTCACTATCGTATTTGGGGTGGAGAAAAGCTGAAAACAGATTTTAATAAAAATTACGATCAAGAATCCATTGGGGAGTCTTGGGAAATAAGCGCAGTACCTGGAAGTGAAACTCTAGTGAAGCAAGGATTGTACAAAGGAAAAACAATCAATGAGCTTATAGAATTATATAAAGCCGATTTTCTAGGAGCAGCAGTTTTTCATCAATACGGTGGGGAATTTCCCTTACTCATCAAATTCATAGATGCAAAAAAACCGCTGTCTATTCAAGTACATCCTAGTGATGCGCTTGCTAAAGAACGGCACAATTCCTTTGGTAAAAATGAGATGTGGTACATCATGCCATCTTATGAAGATGCCGTGATTACTGTAGGTTTTAAGGAACAATTAGATAAATATTCTTATCAAAAACACCTAGAAAACAATACCATTACCGAAGTTTTAAATGAATTTCCAGTAAAAGCAGGAGACGCTTTTTACATTCCTACAGGAAGAGTTCATGCGATAGGTGCTGGAGTCGTGCTTGCTGAAATCCAGCAATCTTCAGATGTTACGTACCGCATTTATGATTACGACCGCAAAGATCTAAAAACAGGAAAAACAAGAGAGCTTCATACAGAAATGGCAATGGAGGCCATTGACTTTAAACTACACGATAAATACAAAACGGACTACCATAGGAAAAAAAATCAAGCGAATGAGTTGATCAACTCTCCTTATTTTAAAACTAATTTTTTAAAGATAAAAGGAGAGCAAGAACGAGATCTTTCTCAAATCAATTCGTTTATCATATATATGTGTGTGAAAGGAAGTGCTTTTTTGCTTTATGAAAACGAGTCTTACTCGATCAATAAAGGAGAATGTCTTTTACTGCCAGCAGGAATAGGCAAGGTGTTATTTCAGGCCACATCTACTCAGCTTATTGAGATTTATTTGTAA
- a CDS encoding DUF3108 domain-containing protein: MKKIIFLMIAVFVTTTAFTPGTLSTGAAEQLAFEDGEWFKFRIHYGVFNASYAELQVNKARLKGKPVYHIKGKGKSTGLLHLFFKVDDNYETYIDRETVKPYRFIREIDEGGHTKHIQIDFDHEAGTALVNDKKNKEKTVVKIEPSTQDMISAFYHLRNMVDIETLQLGDEFTLPMFFDKENFEFKLKYLGEEVVKTKFGKVASLKFRPYVQSGRVFKEEESLTVWISKDANKIPLRINAKLAVGSLTADLESFKGLKHSFQIIADN, from the coding sequence ATGAAAAAGATTATTTTTTTAATGATAGCTGTTTTTGTAACAACTACAGCTTTTACTCCAGGTACGTTATCGACAGGCGCTGCAGAGCAGCTGGCCTTTGAAGATGGTGAGTGGTTTAAATTCAGAATTCACTACGGTGTATTTAATGCCAGCTATGCTGAACTCCAAGTGAATAAAGCAAGACTTAAAGGTAAGCCTGTTTATCATATTAAAGGAAAAGGGAAATCTACTGGATTACTGCACCTCTTCTTTAAAGTAGATGATAATTATGAAACTTATATAGATCGTGAAACGGTAAAACCATATCGTTTTATACGTGAAATAGACGAAGGTGGACACACTAAGCATATACAAATAGATTTTGATCATGAAGCCGGCACCGCTTTAGTGAACGATAAGAAGAATAAAGAAAAAACTGTGGTAAAAATTGAGCCCTCTACTCAAGATATGATCAGTGCTTTTTATCATCTAAGAAATATGGTAGACATTGAAACGCTTCAGTTAGGAGATGAATTCACTTTACCTATGTTTTTTGACAAAGAGAATTTCGAATTTAAATTGAAGTATTTAGGTGAAGAAGTCGTAAAAACAAAGTTTGGCAAAGTCGCTTCCCTGAAGTTTAGACCTTATGTACAATCAGGTCGCGTCTTTAAAGAAGAAGAAAGTCTTACCGTGTGGATCTCAAAAGATGCTAATAAAATACCCTTGAGAATAAACGCAAAACTTGCTGTAGGCTCCCTGACTGCCGACCTCGAATCCTTTAAAGGACTGAAGCATTCTTTCCAGATTATAGCAGATAACTAG